In Aliarcobacter faecis, a genomic segment contains:
- a CDS encoding tetratricopeptide repeat protein gives MKKIVLFFMLVLSLNAKNFDDALKALEKEDYKTAFTILKSLEKKQDKNVLFELARLYDYGCWARQNISEAVKYYKKAAALGHTEAKYNLGLIYYLGEDNIKDTNDGGKPTSCSKYMDEKDDIKPSLVLVKEDYKEALSWFSKASKEGFSEAKYSIELICDTKPEVCKQN, from the coding sequence ATGAAAAAAATAGTTTTATTTTTTATGTTGGTTTTGAGTTTAAATGCCAAAAATTTTGATGATGCTTTAAAAGCTTTGGAAAAAGAGGATTATAAAACAGCTTTTACTATTTTAAAATCTTTAGAAAAAAAGCAAGATAAAAATGTTTTATTTGAGTTAGCAAGACTTTATGATTATGGTTGTTGGGCTAGGCAAAATATCAGTGAAGCTGTAAAGTATTATAAAAAAGCTGCTGCTTTAGGGCATACTGAAGCAAAATATAATTTAGGTCTCATTTACTATTTAGGTGAAGATAATATAAAAGATACAAATGATGGTGGAAAACCTACAAGTTGTAGTAAATATATGGATGAAAAAGATGATATAAAACCTAGTTTAGTTCTTGTAAAAGAGGATTATAAAGAGGCTTTAAGTTGGTTTTCAAAGGCAAGTAAAGAGGGATTTAGTGAAGCAAAATACTCTATAGAACTAATCTGTGATACAAAACCAGAGGTTTGTAAGCAAAACTAA